The Coffea arabica cultivar ET-39 chromosome 8e, Coffea Arabica ET-39 HiFi, whole genome shotgun sequence genome window below encodes:
- the LOC140012919 gene encoding FCS-Like Zinc finger 2-like, which produces MDSAKSVKRHCFIEEDDGLASLADMEAGFSGSHHNYPLVSRPLYYGAMQRRSSLRRIPSLSSAFVSSPRSAAGNSTMRFYEEPHQAHFLDACFLCKKPLGSNKDIFMYRGDTPFCSEECRQEQIEMDESKEKSWNLSASMRALRKKDQRKSTSPNKQDCSFRTSTVAAA; this is translated from the exons ATGGACTCGGCAAAATCAGTGAAAAGGCATTGTTTTATCGAAGAAGATGATGGACTTGCTTCACTAGCAGATATGGAAGCTGGATTCTCAGGGAGCCATCACAACTACCCTTTGGTTTCTAGACCACTTTATTATGGTGCTATGCAAAGAAGAAGCAGTTTGAGACGTATTCCTTCACTTTCGTCTGCTTTTGTCTCCTCCCCAAGATCTGCTGCTGGCAATAGTACTATGAGATTttatgaagaaccccaccaagCCCATTTCTTGGATGCTTGTTTTCTCTGTAAAAAACCTCTTGGCAGCAATAAAGATATCTTCATGTACAG AGGTGATACTCCATTCTGTAGTGAAGAGTGTAGACAAGAGCAAATAGAGATGGATGAATCCAAGGAGAAGAGTTGGAACCTCTCCGCTTCAATGAGGGCATTGAGAAAAAAGGACCAGAGAAAATCAACCTCTCCCAACAAACAAGACTGCAGTTTCCGCACCAGCACAGTTGCTGCTGCTTGA